The Vicia villosa cultivar HV-30 ecotype Madison, WI linkage group LG1, Vvil1.0, whole genome shotgun sequence genome includes a region encoding these proteins:
- the LOC131660504 gene encoding uncharacterized protein LOC131660504, which translates to MTNADGVVLPKPEAQWNAEDEKKWLYDWKARNVLISSLGVDGYYHVSHCTTAKSIWDSLQVAHEVTKEVKQARINTLNQEFGLFHMKHGKIIIDMKKWFTHLLNCLNALGKPVSNEISTNKVLRCLNRE; encoded by the coding sequence ATGACCAATGCAGATGGTGTTGTTTTACCTAAACCAGAAGCACAATGGAATGCAGAAGATGAGAAAAAATGGTTGTATGATTGGAAAGCAAGGAATGTTCTCATATCCTCTTTAGGAGTTGATGGATATTATCATGTTTCTCATTGTACAACCGCTAAATCTATTTGGGAttcattgcaagttgcccatgaggttACTAAGGAAGTTAAACAAGCTAGAATTAATACTTTGAATCAAGAGTTTGGActctttcatatgaagcatgGTAAAATTATTATCGATATGAAAAAGTGGTTCACTCATCTTTTAAATTGTTTGAATGCACTTGGTAAGCCCGTTTCTAATGAAATTTCTACTAACAAAGTTCTAAGATGTCTTAATAGGGAATAG